One segment of Methanolinea mesophila DNA contains the following:
- a CDS encoding pyrroline-5-carboxylate reductase family protein, which translates to MMRYGFIGTGSMGSMLIRKIIGTGLVAPGAISASSKSGISARALAGTTGITAEPSNRSVAGNSDVLFICVKPLEVRGVLHEVRDVLKHDTLLVSIAGCVSLENLRDWAGDAIRCVRIIPSVTAEEGAGISLVAWGHDVRQEDKELVLGLLNAIGNAVETDERNFDSLTDLTSCGPALMVAMMREFGGAAVRTGTIPPDLAEYLVKETMIGTALILEAGNTTFDGVIERVATKGGITEEGVKVLEDRLPDVMDAVLSAMDAKRRVVSRKVADGEYSH; encoded by the coding sequence ATGATGCGATACGGGTTCATCGGCACCGGATCCATGGGGAGCATGTTGATCCGGAAAATTATCGGGACCGGTCTTGTTGCACCGGGTGCGATCTCGGCCAGTTCGAAGTCAGGGATATCGGCTCGTGCCCTTGCCGGAACTACCGGCATCACTGCGGAACCATCCAACCGGTCGGTGGCGGGAAACTCCGATGTTCTTTTTATCTGTGTGAAACCGCTCGAAGTCAGGGGTGTTCTCCATGAGGTCAGGGACGTGCTGAAACACGATACCCTGCTTGTCTCAATCGCAGGATGTGTCAGCCTTGAAAACCTCCGGGATTGGGCAGGTGATGCCATCCGTTGTGTCCGAATCATCCCGAGCGTGACTGCTGAAGAGGGTGCCGGGATTTCACTCGTAGCGTGGGGGCATGACGTCCGACAGGAAGACAAGGAGCTCGTCCTCGGACTTTTGAATGCTATCGGTAATGCCGTGGAAACCGATGAGCGGAATTTTGATTCCCTGACGGACCTGACGAGCTGCGGCCCGGCGCTGATGGTCGCGATGATGCGGGAGTTTGGCGGGGCTGCAGTCCGGACCGGGACTATCCCGCCCGATCTCGCGGAATATCTGGTAAAGGAGACGATGATCGGGACTGCACTGATCCTCGAAGCCGGAAATACGACGTTCGATGGTGTCATTGAAAGGGTGGCAACGAAAGGCGGCATTACGGAGGAGGGGGTAAAAGTACTCGAGGACCGGCTCCCGGACGTAATGGATGCGGTCCTTTCGGCCATGGATGCAAAGCGCCGGGTTGTGAGCCGAAAGGTAGCGGACGGTGAATATTCCCATTAG
- a CDS encoding class I SAM-dependent methyltransferase: MERSDEWKNRTDKIPELPRKKTSLSRTAEDIAMQRFVESNLPEDERICYDPYAVHFIDPDLLLWARSHPDEIKAMAAAWEKKVPGWSNVIRTRVRYFDDMITAAARDGLEQLVILGAGYDTRAYRIGELTPSTVFEVDRPAMLHVKAGIIKKIFGSLPSHVTYVPTDLSAGDLEQVLSSAGCSVKKKTLFLLEGLVMYLPVEAIGNLFGCIRQHAGPGSIVLFDYIQGFVIDGTRNREDARTILDYTRALGEPFLSGFSEGEVVTFLAELGFTGTKILSGEDCRRMYFRGKRSGQPVSDLMVFVSAEVPERPIAYDPDLHEDRNSLN; the protein is encoded by the coding sequence ATGGAAAGGTCTGACGAGTGGAAAAATAGAACTGATAAAATACCTGAACTACCGAGAAAGAAGACGAGCCTGAGTAGGACGGCAGAAGATATCGCCATGCAGCGGTTTGTCGAGTCCAACCTGCCGGAGGATGAGCGGATCTGTTACGACCCCTATGCGGTTCATTTTATCGACCCGGACCTGCTCCTTTGGGCGAGGTCGCACCCGGATGAGATAAAGGCCATGGCGGCGGCATGGGAGAAAAAGGTGCCGGGCTGGAGCAACGTGATACGGACCAGGGTCCGGTATTTCGACGATATGATCACGGCGGCAGCCCGCGACGGACTCGAGCAACTCGTCATTCTTGGAGCGGGATACGACACCAGGGCGTACCGTATCGGAGAACTGACCCCCAGCACGGTATTCGAGGTCGATCGACCGGCCATGCTGCACGTCAAGGCCGGTATCATCAAGAAAATTTTCGGATCCCTTCCCAGCCACGTCACTTATGTACCGACAGATCTCAGTGCCGGGGACCTGGAACAGGTACTATCATCAGCCGGGTGCTCGGTGAAGAAAAAAACCCTGTTTCTTCTGGAGGGCCTCGTCATGTATCTGCCCGTCGAGGCGATTGGGAATCTGTTCGGGTGTATCAGACAGCATGCCGGGCCGGGCAGTATAGTCCTTTTCGATTACATCCAGGGCTTTGTTATCGACGGGACCCGCAACCGGGAGGATGCTCGTACCATCCTGGACTATACGCGAGCGCTTGGCGAACCATTCCTTTCCGGGTTTTCCGAGGGGGAGGTCGTGACGTTCCTCGCAGAGCTGGGGTTTACCGGCACGAAGATTCTATCAGGCGAAGATTGCAGGAGAATGTATTTCCGGGGCAAACGTTCCGGGCAACCTGTATCGGACCTGATGGTGTTCGTCTCTGCCGAGGTGCCGGAACGACCGATTGCATACGATCCCGACCTGCACGAAGACAGGAATTCCCTTAACTGA
- a CDS encoding DUF3795 domain-containing protein: MNREEVKALTAPCGLDCFNCRLYLAGSDDDIRKENMAMFHVSHEEAACKGCRPENGLCPVRRLNGLGLCKVYRCVAEKGIYSCAECSDFPCDNLHPFAEHASLLPHNTKVFNLALIRKMGLEKWAEEKAKSVKETYFFGKFEI, translated from the coding sequence ATGAACCGCGAAGAAGTTAAGGCACTGACCGCACCGTGCGGTCTCGATTGTTTCAACTGCCGCCTGTATCTGGCAGGCAGTGACGACGACATCAGGAAAGAAAACATGGCGATGTTCCATGTGTCGCACGAAGAAGCGGCGTGCAAAGGATGTCGCCCGGAGAACGGGCTCTGCCCGGTCCGCCGGCTGAACGGCCTCGGACTGTGCAAGGTGTACCGGTGCGTTGCAGAAAAAGGCATCTATTCGTGTGCCGAGTGTTCTGATTTCCCGTGCGATAATCTGCATCCCTTTGCCGAACATGCGTCGCTGCTTCCGCATAATACCAAGGTGTTCAACCTCGCGCTCATCCGGAAGATGGGTCTAGAAAAGTGGGCGGAGGAGAAGGCAAAAAGCGTGAAAGAGACCTATTTCTTCGGGAAATTCGAAATCTGA